One Fundidesulfovibrio putealis DSM 16056 DNA segment encodes these proteins:
- a CDS encoding anthranilate synthase component I family protein has product MIELLQEAKWLPADVQTPISLYLGLVGDRPGILFESAEVDGRLGRYSILAWDFRLTANCQDGKLALTTRDDRLKPLEELNGRPFLEGVRELMAAITVTPPEGFTDLPGITRGLYGYFGYGAAALFEPKIAKVIPEKDVECTLCLPGHVVLFDHLRHRCCLLSLGGGMRPKLDASAVLRPTEKPEMGGVLHHPGEKAFLEGVRKAKDLIHQGECIQVVLSNRFQAPFNGDPFSVYRRLRQVNPSPYMFFVRLPRITMVGSSPEFLVRCVNGTLTTAPIAGTRPRGKDEAEDDFYAQDLLADPKERAEHVMLVDLGRNDLGRIAKPGSVRVEKFMQVEKFSHVLHLTSYVTATLKDDLDALDVIGSVFPAGTVSGAPKVRAMEIIADTETIGRGPYAGAIGWLGLDKGRVDLDTGILIRSMWFRDGMVQWQTGAGIVFDSDPDKEWQEVHNKARVLAEVLAGQEEGDVFAHR; this is encoded by the coding sequence ATGATCGAACTCTTGCAGGAAGCAAAGTGGCTGCCCGCCGACGTGCAGACGCCCATCAGCCTGTACCTGGGACTGGTGGGCGACAGGCCGGGCATACTCTTCGAGTCCGCCGAGGTGGACGGACGCCTTGGCCGCTACTCGATCCTGGCCTGGGATTTCCGCCTGACCGCCAACTGCCAGGACGGCAAGCTCGCGCTCACCACGCGCGACGACCGCCTCAAGCCGCTTGAAGAATTGAACGGCCGCCCCTTCCTGGAAGGCGTGCGCGAGCTGATGGCCGCCATCACGGTCACGCCGCCCGAGGGATTCACGGACCTGCCCGGCATCACGCGTGGCCTGTACGGCTACTTCGGCTACGGCGCTGCCGCGCTGTTCGAGCCCAAGATCGCCAAGGTCATCCCCGAGAAGGACGTGGAGTGCACCCTGTGCCTGCCCGGCCACGTGGTGCTGTTCGACCACCTGCGCCACCGCTGCTGCCTGCTCTCCCTGGGCGGCGGCATGCGGCCAAAGCTGGACGCCTCGGCGGTATTGCGCCCCACGGAGAAGCCCGAGATGGGCGGCGTGCTGCATCATCCCGGTGAGAAGGCCTTCCTGGAAGGCGTGCGCAAGGCCAAGGACCTGATCCATCAGGGCGAGTGCATCCAGGTGGTGCTCTCCAACCGCTTCCAGGCCCCCTTCAACGGCGACCCCTTCTCCGTGTACCGCCGCCTGCGCCAGGTGAACCCCTCGCCCTACATGTTCTTCGTGCGCCTGCCGCGCATCACCATGGTGGGCTCCTCGCCGGAGTTCCTGGTGCGCTGCGTGAACGGCACCCTCACCACCGCGCCCATCGCAGGAACCCGCCCGCGCGGCAAGGACGAGGCAGAAGACGACTTCTACGCCCAGGACCTGCTGGCCGACCCCAAGGAGCGCGCCGAGCACGTGATGCTCGTGGACCTTGGCCGAAACGACCTGGGGCGCATCGCCAAGCCCGGCAGCGTGCGCGTGGAAAAGTTCATGCAGGTGGAGAAGTTCTCGCACGTCCTGCACCTGACCTCCTACGTCACCGCGACGCTCAAAGACGACCTGGACGCCCTGGACGTGATCGGCTCGGTGTTCCCGGCGGGCACGGTCAGCGGCGCGCCCAAGGTGCGCGCCATGGAGATCATCGCGGACACCGAGACCATCGGTCGCGGCCCCTACGCCGGAGCCATCGGCTGGCTGGGCCTGGACAAGGGCCGCGTGGACCTGGACACGGGCATACTCATCCGCTCCATGTGGTTCCGCGACGGCATGGTGCAGTGGCAGACCGGAGCCGGGATCGTGTTCGACTCCGACCCGGACAAGGAATGGCAGGAAGTGCACAACAAGGCCCGCGTTCTGGCTGAAGTACTGGCTGGACAGGAGGAAGGCGATGTTTTTGCTCATAGATAA
- a CDS encoding phosphoribosylanthranilate isomerase, whose protein sequence is MNLLLKVCGMTLPEQVEAINAMGVDLLGFIFAKNSPRCVTPEHVAGIARGNAKRVGVFVEQDADEVNRIMETAKLDYAQLHAGQDADFCRAVGPQRVIRVFWPQRHDSLEALEQEMARYADLCAFMLLDSGTSGGGHGTSLDFVALARLNAPRPWLLAGGLSPDNAALAVEQARPDGLDVNSGVESAPGVKNIETVERVIRNIKRY, encoded by the coding sequence ATGAACCTTTTGCTCAAAGTCTGCGGCATGACTCTGCCTGAACAGGTGGAAGCCATCAATGCGATGGGCGTGGACCTGCTGGGCTTCATCTTCGCCAAGAACAGCCCGCGCTGCGTGACGCCCGAACATGTGGCTGGCATCGCACGGGGAAACGCCAAGCGGGTCGGCGTGTTCGTGGAGCAGGACGCGGACGAGGTGAACCGCATCATGGAGACGGCGAAGCTGGACTACGCCCAGCTTCACGCCGGGCAGGACGCGGATTTCTGCCGCGCCGTCGGGCCGCAGCGCGTCATCCGGGTGTTCTGGCCGCAGCGCCATGATTCGCTGGAAGCGCTGGAACAGGAAATGGCCCGCTACGCGGACCTGTGCGCCTTCATGCTGCTCGACTCCGGCACGTCCGGCGGCGGACACGGCACAAGCCTTGATTTTGTCGCGCTGGCGCGCCTGAATGCGCCGCGCCCGTGGCTCCTGGCCGGGGGATTGTCTCCGGACAACGCGGCCCTGGCCGTAGAGCAGGCCCGTCCTGACGGATTGGACGTGAACTCCGGGGTGGAATCCGCGCCCGGAGTAAAAAACATAGAGACTGTCGAACGAGTGATTCGAAACATCAAAAGGTATTGA
- the aroA gene encoding 3-phosphoshikimate 1-carboxyvinyltransferase, with amino-acid sequence MSSVIDIKAPASKSVSHRAFICAALAQGESLVIDALDSDDLIRTRRCLSACGAVFRHTERGWEITGIGGQPKGGAQTPADCDVGESGTTCRLLTAVLAAGTGLFRIHGEGRMHDRPIGQLTEALEPLGPVFEWDDKPGYPPFVIRTEGLSGGDAMISLEESSQYLSGMLLAAPLAKRPMVIGIGGDKVVSWPYVSLTLMAMADFGVEVLVEALEDGFWKSKAFTEVTDVAPGKLRFAVEPATYRPRTYTVEGDWSNASYFLAAGAVGQRPVLVRGLRRDSLQGDKAILNILERMGARITWDDAGVTVSRSGEKLHGVELDMGSCPDLVPTVCAVAAQAEGTTTIRNVAHLRIKESDRLQACADELRKIGAKVETFEDGLSVTSTPIATSAPVEFSTYGDHRMAMSLSLLELAGVDVRLDKPGCVAKSFPGFWDQWGLTR; translated from the coding sequence GTGTCATCCGTCATCGATATAAAAGCCCCGGCTTCCAAGTCCGTGTCACACCGCGCCTTCATCTGCGCGGCCCTGGCCCAGGGCGAGTCCCTGGTCATCGACGCCCTGGACTCGGACGACCTGATCCGCACCCGCCGCTGCCTGTCGGCCTGCGGCGCGGTGTTCCGCCATACCGAGCGCGGCTGGGAGATCACCGGCATCGGCGGCCAGCCCAAGGGCGGCGCGCAGACCCCGGCGGACTGCGACGTGGGCGAGTCCGGCACCACCTGCCGCCTGCTCACCGCTGTGCTGGCCGCTGGCACGGGGCTGTTTCGCATCCACGGCGAGGGCCGCATGCACGATCGCCCCATCGGCCAGCTGACCGAAGCCCTGGAGCCGCTCGGCCCGGTCTTTGAGTGGGACGACAAGCCCGGCTACCCGCCCTTCGTCATCCGTACAGAGGGCCTCTCCGGCGGCGACGCGATGATAAGCCTGGAGGAGTCCAGCCAGTACCTGTCCGGCATGCTGCTGGCCGCGCCCCTGGCCAAGCGCCCCATGGTCATCGGCATCGGCGGCGACAAGGTGGTGTCCTGGCCCTACGTGTCGCTGACGCTCATGGCCATGGCCGACTTCGGCGTTGAGGTGCTGGTGGAGGCCCTGGAAGACGGCTTCTGGAAGAGCAAGGCCTTCACCGAAGTGACCGACGTGGCCCCCGGCAAGCTGCGCTTCGCCGTGGAGCCCGCCACGTACCGGCCCCGCACCTACACCGTGGAGGGCGACTGGTCCAACGCGTCCTACTTCCTGGCCGCCGGGGCCGTGGGACAGCGGCCTGTGCTGGTGCGCGGACTGCGCCGCGACTCGCTCCAGGGCGACAAGGCAATACTCAATATCCTGGAACGCATGGGCGCGCGCATCACCTGGGACGACGCGGGCGTGACCGTCTCGCGCTCTGGTGAGAAGCTGCACGGCGTGGAGCTGGACATGGGCTCCTGCCCGGATCTGGTGCCCACGGTGTGCGCCGTGGCCGCCCAGGCCGAGGGGACGACCACCATCCGCAACGTGGCGCACCTGCGCATCAAGGAGTCCGACCGGCTCCAGGCCTGCGCCGACGAGTTGCGCAAGATCGGCGCGAAGGTGGAGACCTTCGAGGACGGCCTGTCCGTGACTTCGACTCCCATCGCCACCTCGGCCCCGGTGGAGTTTAGCACCTACGGCGACCACCGCATGGCCATGAGCTTGTCTCTGCTGGAGCTTGCGGGAGTGGACGTGCGCCTGGACAAGCCCGGCTGCGTGGCCAAGAGCTTCCCCGGCTTCTGGGACCAGTGGGGGCTTACCCGTTGA
- the trpA gene encoding tryptophan synthase subunit alpha, protein MSILTDRIRAANAAGRKAVIPYLPAGFPDRERFWDELTALDAAGADIIEIGVPFSDPVADGPVVEQASLECLEKGACLSWILGELARRKGDFKAGLVLMGYYNPFLQYGLERLGRDCAAAGVSGLIIPDLPLEEAQPASAALEGTGVDVICLVGLNTPAERLKLYAEKARGFVYFVSVLGTTGVRESLPEEVLAKLDEVRPYFDVPIALGFGIARPEQVTPFGDRIDAVVIGSALIKHLREGKGAGSFMEGWRPAGK, encoded by the coding sequence ATGTCGATTCTCACCGACCGCATACGCGCCGCCAACGCCGCAGGCCGCAAGGCTGTAATCCCATACCTGCCCGCCGGATTCCCGGACCGGGAGCGCTTCTGGGACGAGCTGACCGCCCTGGACGCGGCAGGCGCGGACATCATCGAGATAGGCGTCCCCTTCTCGGACCCGGTTGCCGACGGCCCCGTGGTGGAGCAGGCCAGCCTGGAGTGCCTGGAGAAGGGCGCGTGCCTCTCCTGGATTCTTGGCGAACTGGCCCGCCGCAAGGGCGACTTCAAGGCCGGGCTGGTGCTCATGGGCTACTACAACCCCTTCCTGCAGTACGGCCTGGAACGCCTGGGGCGCGACTGTGCGGCGGCTGGCGTGTCGGGGCTGATCATCCCGGACTTGCCTCTTGAGGAGGCCCAGCCCGCATCGGCGGCGCTTGAAGGCACGGGCGTGGACGTCATCTGCCTGGTGGGCCTGAACACGCCTGCGGAGCGCCTCAAGCTCTACGCCGAAAAGGCGCGCGGGTTCGTGTACTTCGTGTCGGTGCTGGGCACCACTGGCGTGCGCGAGAGCCTGCCGGAAGAGGTGCTGGCCAAGCTCGACGAGGTGCGCCCGTACTTCGACGTGCCCATCGCGCTGGGGTTCGGCATCGCGCGCCCCGAGCAGGTGACCCCGTTCGGCGACCGCATAGACGCCGTGGTGATCGGTTCGGCGCTCATCAAGCACCTCCGCGAAGGCAAGGGGGCCGGGAGTTTCATGGAGGGCTGGCGTCCTGCGGGGAAATAG
- a CDS encoding pirin family protein — MIRRIPAAARHYSDYDWLRTYWLFSFSDYYDPDNIQFGALRVFNDDVVAPGTGFPTHPHKEMEIVTIVLSGEITHADSMGNRAVIKPGEVQRMSAGTGLTHSEYNLGHEPVHFFQIWFFPDVPGLKPSYDQRSFTPASWRNHLRPVASGQGVPEVVSFHTDATIYRCVMDEGTEQTFHCDDARRVFIYVVSGQLDFGGTMAVQGDQVRVDLEVLVKFRAVEPSEIILIDSPSCKGFGYDGRTLRGIAAR; from the coding sequence ATGATCCGTCGCATACCGGCGGCAGCCCGCCACTACTCTGACTACGATTGGCTGAGGACCTACTGGCTGTTCTCGTTCTCGGATTATTACGATCCGGACAACATCCAGTTCGGGGCGCTTCGCGTGTTCAATGACGACGTGGTGGCTCCCGGCACGGGATTCCCGACCCATCCCCACAAGGAGATGGAGATCGTGACCATCGTGCTCTCCGGCGAGATCACCCACGCGGACTCCATGGGCAACCGCGCGGTGATAAAGCCGGGCGAGGTGCAGCGCATGAGCGCGGGCACGGGGCTGACCCACTCCGAGTACAACCTGGGGCACGAGCCGGTGCACTTCTTCCAGATATGGTTCTTCCCGGACGTGCCGGGCCTCAAGCCCTCCTACGACCAGCGCTCCTTCACACCTGCCTCCTGGCGCAACCATCTGCGCCCGGTGGCTTCGGGCCAGGGCGTCCCGGAAGTGGTCAGCTTCCATACGGACGCCACCATCTACAGGTGCGTGATGGACGAGGGAACCGAGCAGACCTTCCACTGCGACGACGCGCGCCGGGTGTTCATCTACGTCGTCTCGGGACAACTGGATTTCGGCGGCACGATGGCCGTCCAGGGCGACCAGGTACGGGTGGACCTGGAGGTTCTGGTCAAGTTCAGGGCTGTGGAGCCCTCGGAAATAATCCTTATCGATTCGCCTTCCTGCAAGGGTTTCGGCTACGACGGACGCACACTCCGGGGGATAGCGGCCAGATAG
- the trpD gene encoding anthranilate phosphoribosyltransferase gives MEVLEHLAIGKNLTEEQALKSFRAMYTGEMPASCVGAFLMGLKTKGETGLEIACGVKAALEEARLVPGLEGDRIDTCGTGGDNTCSFNCSTAVALYLAALGHKVVKHGNRSVSSTCGSADIIESLGLGLTVEPETVAAELARRNFVFLFAPNFHPAFKRIMPIRKELGARTLFNLMGPLLNPARPTHQLLGVPTASFVPLIAEALSLTGVRRAIVVHGAGGFDELSPFGPAEVCWVRDGWMRRERLDPQDYGIPLHKLSEVAVASKDEAVAVLLELLEGHGPEAMKDMLALNLGACLHLLEDGLTLKQGIDKARDAVSSGAAAKFWSGQIHA, from the coding sequence ATGGAAGTCCTGGAACATCTGGCCATCGGCAAGAACCTTACCGAAGAACAGGCCCTGAAATCGTTTCGCGCCATGTACACCGGCGAGATGCCCGCGTCCTGCGTCGGGGCGTTCCTCATGGGCCTTAAGACCAAGGGTGAGACCGGCCTGGAGATCGCCTGCGGCGTGAAGGCCGCGCTGGAAGAAGCCCGCCTCGTCCCCGGCCTGGAAGGCGACCGCATCGACACCTGCGGCACCGGCGGCGACAACACCTGCTCTTTCAACTGCTCCACCGCCGTGGCCCTGTATCTGGCGGCCCTCGGCCACAAGGTGGTCAAGCACGGCAACCGCTCCGTGTCCTCCACCTGCGGCTCGGCGGACATCATCGAGTCCCTGGGCCTGGGCCTCACCGTGGAGCCGGAGACGGTCGCAGCCGAACTGGCGCGGCGCAACTTCGTGTTCCTCTTCGCCCCCAACTTCCACCCGGCCTTCAAGCGCATCATGCCCATTCGCAAGGAGCTCGGCGCGCGCACCCTGTTCAACCTCATGGGGCCGCTTCTGAACCCGGCCCGCCCCACGCATCAGCTTTTGGGCGTGCCCACCGCCAGCTTCGTGCCGCTCATCGCCGAGGCTCTGTCCCTCACGGGCGTTCGCCGGGCCATCGTGGTGCACGGCGCGGGCGGCTTCGACGAGCTCTCTCCCTTCGGCCCCGCCGAGGTCTGCTGGGTGCGCGACGGCTGGATGCGTCGCGAGCGCCTGGACCCGCAGGATTACGGCATCCCGCTGCACAAGCTCTCCGAGGTGGCCGTGGCCAGCAAGGACGAAGCCGTGGCCGTGCTGCTGGAGCTCCTGGAAGGACACGGCCCCGAGGCCATGAAGGACATGCTGGCCCTGAACCTGGGCGCGTGCCTGCATCTTCTGGAAGACGGCCTGACGCTTAAGCAGGGCATCGACAAGGCCCGCGACGCCGTCTCCTCCGGCGCTGCCGCCAAATTCTGGAGCGGACAGATCCATGCTTGA
- a CDS encoding indole-3-glycerol-phosphate synthase: MLEKFREAKAADIARLIEQEDQGLMPPPFEGERPDFIRALWEAGPGAVIAEYKRASPSRGEINVNLTPEAVAQAYKEAGAAAISVLTEEAHFKGSLGFLERMCGAGLPMLRKDFILHPVQVIETAATPASAFLLIARMSTQDELREMLGLAMAFELAAVVEVFDEADLEKVLPLDPEIIQVNNRDLDTLTTDLAVAERLAKHKQDGQIWIAASGIETPADVARMVDAGYDAVLVGTSLMREADPGAALKKLTAQAG, from the coding sequence ATGCTTGAGAAATTCCGCGAGGCCAAAGCCGCCGACATCGCCCGCCTGATCGAGCAGGAAGACCAGGGGCTTATGCCCCCGCCCTTCGAGGGCGAGCGCCCAGACTTCATCCGCGCCCTCTGGGAGGCCGGTCCCGGCGCGGTGATCGCCGAGTACAAGCGCGCATCACCCTCGCGCGGCGAGATCAACGTGAACCTCACGCCGGAAGCCGTCGCCCAGGCCTACAAGGAAGCCGGAGCCGCCGCCATCTCGGTGCTCACCGAGGAGGCCCACTTCAAAGGCAGCCTCGGCTTCCTGGAGCGCATGTGCGGCGCGGGCCTGCCCATGCTGCGCAAGGACTTCATCCTGCACCCCGTGCAGGTGATCGAGACGGCGGCCACCCCAGCCTCGGCCTTCCTGCTCATCGCGCGCATGAGCACCCAGGACGAGCTGCGCGAGATGCTCGGCCTCGCCATGGCCTTCGAGCTGGCCGCCGTGGTCGAAGTGTTCGACGAGGCCGATCTGGAAAAGGTCCTGCCCCTGGACCCCGAGATCATTCAGGTCAACAACCGCGACTTGGACACGCTGACCACCGACCTCGCCGTGGCCGAGCGCTTGGCGAAGCACAAGCAGGACGGGCAGATCTGGATCGCCGCCAGCGGCATCGAGACGCCCGCCGACGTCGCGCGCATGGTGGACGCAGGCTACGACGCCGTGCTGGTCGGCACGTCGCTCATGCGTGAGGCCGACCCCGGCGCGGCGCTGAAGAAGCTGACGGCGCAGGCTGGGTGA
- the trpB gene encoding tryptophan synthase subunit beta, whose product MQKGYFGKFGGMFVPELLIPPLLEIEEAMNTIVPSEAFQAEFHSILEDYVGRPSALYRCPNLSKKLGFDLWLKREDLNHTGAHKINNAIGQGLLCRHMGKSVLLAETGAGMHGVATATAAAMLNLECVVYMGATDVVRQSHNVRRMGLLGATVVPIDSGTQTLKDAINAALRRWIADQRTTHYCFGTAAGPHPFPTLVREFQSVISREAKAQMLKKAGRLPDYVVACVGGGSNAIGAFHEFIPHEEVKLIGVEAAGTGEPGCHHSAPLNLGTAGVLHGAMSMLLQTPEGQIEPSHSIAPGLDYPGVGPEHAGLQDCGRAQYGTINDTQAYNAFHTLCRSEGIIPALESSHAVAWVLENAASIPKGSQVLVCLSGRGDKDLGIIEEYEKNKKS is encoded by the coding sequence ATGCAGAAAGGCTATTTCGGAAAATTCGGAGGCATGTTCGTCCCAGAGCTGCTCATACCGCCGCTCCTCGAGATCGAGGAGGCCATGAACACCATCGTGCCGAGCGAGGCCTTCCAGGCCGAGTTCCACTCCATCCTGGAGGACTACGTGGGCAGGCCCTCGGCCCTGTACCGCTGCCCCAACCTCTCGAAAAAGCTCGGCTTCGATCTGTGGCTCAAGCGCGAGGACTTGAACCACACCGGCGCGCACAAGATTAACAACGCCATCGGCCAGGGCCTGTTGTGCAGGCACATGGGCAAGTCCGTGCTGCTGGCCGAGACGGGCGCGGGCATGCACGGCGTGGCCACGGCCACCGCCGCCGCCATGCTGAACCTGGAATGCGTGGTGTACATGGGCGCAACCGACGTGGTGCGCCAGTCGCACAACGTGCGCCGAATGGGTCTTCTGGGCGCAACTGTCGTGCCCATCGATTCCGGCACGCAGACCCTGAAGGACGCAATCAACGCCGCGCTTCGCCGCTGGATCGCCGACCAGCGCACCACGCACTACTGCTTCGGCACGGCGGCCGGACCGCACCCCTTCCCCACCCTGGTGCGCGAGTTCCAGTCTGTCATCAGCCGGGAGGCCAAGGCCCAGATGCTCAAAAAGGCCGGACGCCTGCCCGACTACGTGGTGGCCTGCGTGGGCGGCGGCTCCAACGCCATCGGTGCGTTCCACGAGTTCATCCCGCACGAGGAAGTCAAACTGATCGGCGTGGAGGCCGCTGGCACGGGCGAACCGGGCTGCCACCACTCCGCGCCGCTGAACCTCGGCACGGCGGGCGTGCTGCACGGGGCCATGAGCATGCTGCTTCAGACGCCGGAAGGGCAGATCGAGCCGTCGCACTCCATCGCGCCGGGCCTGGACTACCCCGGCGTCGGGCCGGAACATGCAGGGCTCCAGGACTGCGGGCGCGCCCAGTACGGCACCATAAACGACACCCAGGCCTACAACGCGTTCCATACGTTGTGCCGCTCCGAGGGCATCATCCCGGCGCTGGAGAGCTCCCACGCCGTGGCCTGGGTGCTGGAGAACGCCGCCAGCATCCCCAAGGGCAGCCAGGTACTGGTGTGCCTGTCCGGGCGCGGCGACAAGGACCTGGGCATCATCGAAGAGTACGAGAAGAACAAGAAAAGCTAG
- a CDS encoding anthranilate synthase component II: protein MFLLIDNFDSFTFNLVQYFQQLGLEPVVKKNDDPEVLELAESGKLEMCCISPGPSRPENAGLCLQFLERLPRKTPVLGVCLGHQILGHFAGAPVVVADRIMHGKTSLVTHRESGLFTGVSNPMEVCRYHSLLVLAHKAPEKLEITAWTDENEVMGLRWKDRPWVGVQFHPESVLTPEGMKMLSNFPDKIA, encoded by the coding sequence ATGTTTTTGCTCATAGATAATTTCGACTCCTTCACCTTCAATCTGGTGCAGTACTTCCAGCAGCTGGGCCTTGAGCCCGTCGTGAAGAAGAACGACGACCCGGAAGTGCTTGAGCTGGCCGAGTCCGGCAAGCTTGAGATGTGCTGCATCTCGCCCGGCCCCAGCAGGCCGGAGAACGCCGGGCTGTGCCTGCAGTTCCTGGAGCGTCTGCCCAGGAAGACGCCGGTTCTGGGCGTATGCCTGGGGCATCAGATCCTGGGGCACTTTGCGGGCGCGCCCGTGGTGGTGGCGGACAGGATCATGCACGGCAAGACCAGCCTGGTGACGCACCGCGAGTCCGGCTTGTTCACGGGCGTGTCCAACCCCATGGAGGTCTGCCGGTATCACTCGCTCCTGGTTCTGGCACATAAAGCCCCGGAGAAGCTGGAGATCACCGCCTGGACTGACGAGAACGAGGTCATGGGGCTTCGCTGGAAGGACCGGCCCTGGGTTGGCGTGCAGTTTCACCCGGAGAGCGTGCTGACGCCCGAAGGCATGAAGATGCTGTCGAACTTTCCGGACAAGATCGCATAA
- a CDS encoding prephenate dehydrogenase/arogenate dehydrogenase family protein, with protein MSQAQGIRTISVVGASGKMGRLFVSRCRREGLACHELDAPFMPDALERALPRSDLVLLCVPAQVVGEVLAQLGPRIPRGCIVADICSVKVRPLEEMMALHPGPVVGTHPLFGPKPPEGEPLRVAVCPGRGDESCRETEELLTRLGFAPFRATAHEHDRAMAYVQGLNFVSTVAYLAAQANHDEFSRFLTPSFTRRLDAAKKLILEDADLFRLIYEANPYSLEAVRSYRSYLNVAAGGDLELLVERAKGWWKDEARKACPPPRPLDPKRQG; from the coding sequence TTGAGCCAGGCCCAAGGCATACGCACCATCTCCGTGGTGGGCGCTTCCGGCAAGATGGGGCGGCTGTTCGTGTCGCGCTGCCGCCGGGAGGGGCTTGCCTGCCACGAGCTGGACGCGCCCTTTATGCCCGACGCCCTGGAGCGCGCCCTGCCCAGGTCCGACCTGGTGCTCCTGTGCGTTCCGGCCCAGGTGGTGGGCGAAGTGCTGGCCCAGCTCGGCCCGCGCATCCCCAGGGGGTGCATCGTGGCCGACATCTGCTCGGTGAAGGTGCGCCCGCTGGAAGAGATGATGGCCCTGCACCCCGGCCCTGTAGTCGGAACGCACCCGCTGTTCGGCCCCAAGCCTCCGGAGGGCGAGCCCCTGCGGGTGGCGGTCTGCCCCGGTCGCGGTGATGAATCATGCCGCGAAACGGAAGAGCTGCTCACGCGCCTGGGATTCGCCCCCTTCCGGGCCACGGCGCACGAGCACGACCGGGCCATGGCCTACGTGCAGGGGCTCAATTTCGTGTCCACGGTGGCGTACTTGGCGGCCCAGGCCAACCACGACGAGTTTTCGCGCTTCCTGACGCCCTCCTTCACCCGGCGTCTGGACGCGGCAAAGAAGCTGATCCTCGAAGACGCGGACCTGTTCCGGCTGATCTACGAGGCCAACCCCTACAGCCTGGAGGCCGTGCGGTCCTACCGCAGCTACCTGAACGTGGCGGCGGGCGGCGACCTGGAGCTCCTGGTGGAGCGGGCCAAGGGCTGGTGGAAGGACGAGGCGCGCAAGGCTTGCCCGCCGCCTCGCCCACTCGACCCAAAACGTCAGGGATAA